ATGGGCGTCCTCCGCGTCGCCGAAGAGGCCGGCCTCACCAGGCACCTCGCCGCCCTCGTCCGACCCGTGATGTGCCGGCTCTTCCCCGACGTGCCCCGCGATCACCCGGCCATGTCGGCGATGGTGCTCAACGTGGCGGCCAACATGCTGGGCCTCGGCAACGCCGCCACGCCCTTCGGCCTCAAGGCGATGGAGGAGCTCCAGACCCTCAATCCCCGGCGGGACACGGCCACCGACTCGATGATCCTCTTCCTGGTGATCAACGCCAGCAGCGTCCAGCTCGTGCCCGCCACGGTGGTGGCCCTCCGAACGGCAGGCGGCGCGGCGGATCCCACCTCCGTCGTCGGCCCCACCCTCCTCGCCACTGCGGTCTCCACCACCGTGGGCGTGGTCGCCGCGAAGCTCCTCGCCCGCGCGCGCCTCTTCCGGGCCCCCGCCCAGGCCGGGCTGGAGGGCTGATGTCGCTCCTCGCGCAGGTCCTCGAGGCGATCTCCCGCTGGACCATCCCCGTGATCCTCGTGGGCGTCCCCGGCTACGCCCTCGCCAAGCGGGTGAAGGTCTACCCCGCCTTCGTCGCCGGCGCGAAGGAGGGCCTCGAGATCGCCTTCCGGATCGTGCCCTTCCTCGTGGCGATCCTCGCCGCGGTGGGCGCCTTCCGCGGCGCCGGCGCCATGGATCGGCTCTCGTCCTGGCTGGAGCCCGTGCTCGCGCCCCTGGGGATCCCGGCCTCGGTGCTCCCCCTCTTCCTCGTGCGGCCCCTCTCGGGGAGCGGCGCCAACGGCCTCCTCGCCGACCTCATCCGGAGCGAGGGCCCGGACAGCCTCGCCTCCCTGATCGGCGCGGTGGCCAGCGGCGCCACCGAGACCACCTTCTACGTCCTGGCCGTCTACTTCGGCGCCGTCGGGATCACCCGCTTCCGGCACGCCATCCCAGCGGCGGTCCTCGCCGAGGCAGCCGGGATCGCCGCCTCCATCGCGATCGTCCGCCTCGTCTTCGGCTCCTAGGGATACTCTCCTCCCGATGCTCCTCGACCTCGTAGGCGACAGACGGCTGGTGATCTGCAGCGGCGCCGGCGGCGTCGGCAAGACCACCACGTCGGCGGCGATCGCCCTCGCCGCTGCACGATCGGGGCGGCGCGCAGTGGTGCTCACCATCGATCCCGCGAAGCGCCTGGCCGACGCCCTCGGGCTCCCCTCGCTCCCGAGCGAGCCCGAGCCCGTACCCCGCGAGCTCCTCGACGCGGCGGGCGTTCCCCCGGAGGGCTCCCTCCACGCGCTGATGCTCGATCCGAAGGCGACCTTCGACGAGCTCGTGCGCCGGCTCAACGCCCCCGCGGAGGCCCAGCGGATCCTCTCGAATCGGATGTACCAGAACGTCTCGGAGCTCCTGGCCGGCCTCCAGGAGTACGCGGCGGAGGAGAAGCTCCACCAGCTCGGCTCCGATCCGCGCTTCGACGTGGTCGTCGTGGACACGCCTCCCACCCGGAACGCCCTCGACTTCCTCGAGGCGCCGAACAAGCTCTCGCGCTTCCTGGACGAGCGGGTGCTCAAGTGGTTCGCGCCCCAGGAGCCCAAGCGCTTCGGCTTCCTGCAGCGGACGGGGAAGGTGGTGGGCGGCGTCCTGGGGAAGGTCTTCGGCGAGTCCTTCACCGAGGAGCTCGGCGGCTTCCTCGGTGCCCTTGGCGGGATGACCGCGACCTTCCGTAGCCACGCGGAGGAGGTCCGGCGCATGCTCGCCTCTCCCGGCGCGGTCTTCCTGCTGGTCACGGCGCCGGAAGCGGCGGCCTTGGACGACGCGCTCTTCTTCCGGCACAAGCTCGCCGAGCTCGGCCTCCCCTTCGGCGGCTACGTCGTGAACCGCCTCCTCCCCGAGCGCCCACCGCCCACCGAGTCGGAGCGCCAGGCCACCGAGGCCGCGCTCGTGCACGAGCTGGGCGAGGAGAAGGCGCGCGCCCTCCTCCAGCGCCTTGAGGCCTCATATGGGCAGGAGCGGGCGAGGGCGCTTCTCGAGAGGGCCATGCTCGACCGCCTGCAGGCCCAGGGCAGCGCGAAGGTCGTCGGGATCCCCCGCCTCGAAGGGGAGATCGCCGATCTGCCCGGCCTCGCCCAGCTCGATCGCCTGGCCTTCGTGCCCTGATCCCGGCTTGCGAGGATCGCGCCTGCGCGGGTAGGGTCGTCGCGCATGCATCGCCCCTCCTACGTGATCGTCGCCGTCGTCTTCGCCGTCCTCCTTGCAGCCTCCGGCTGCTCCAGCGCGGAGGATCGCGCGGCCAAGGCCCGGATCTTCTCCCCCGAGGACCCGCCCAAGGTCCTTCAGGCGGCGGCGCAGACCCTGGACGCCCGCAAGCTCGACCGCGATCCCGCCGGCCTCGACCGGATCCTCTCCATCCCTGCAGCCGAGGCCGTCGCGCGCATCGGACCCCACGTCCAGGACGCGAAGGTGAGCTTCCGGTGGAGCCGGTCGGACAAGGACGTGAAGCTCTCCGAGGAGCGCCACGTCGCGCTCGGCCCCGACGGCGACT
The Vulgatibacter incomptus DNA segment above includes these coding regions:
- a CDS encoding spore maturation protein: MSLLAQVLEAISRWTIPVILVGVPGYALAKRVKVYPAFVAGAKEGLEIAFRIVPFLVAILAAVGAFRGAGAMDRLSSWLEPVLAPLGIPASVLPLFLVRPLSGSGANGLLADLIRSEGPDSLASLIGAVASGATETTFYVLAVYFGAVGITRFRHAIPAAVLAEAAGIAASIAIVRLVFGS
- a CDS encoding nucleoside recognition domain-containing protein; translation: MGLIWFLLLALGLVAAAMGGDIGGFTSGAIDGAASAITLAIGLAGMLALWMGVLRVAEEAGLTRHLAALVRPVMCRLFPDVPRDHPAMSAMVLNVAANMLGLGNAATPFGLKAMEELQTLNPRRDTATDSMILFLVINASSVQLVPATVVALRTAGGAADPTSVVGPTLLATAVSTTVGVVAAKLLARARLFRAPAQAGLEG
- a CDS encoding ArsA family ATPase, with product MLLDLVGDRRLVICSGAGGVGKTTTSAAIALAAARSGRRAVVLTIDPAKRLADALGLPSLPSEPEPVPRELLDAAGVPPEGSLHALMLDPKATFDELVRRLNAPAEAQRILSNRMYQNVSELLAGLQEYAAEEKLHQLGSDPRFDVVVVDTPPTRNALDFLEAPNKLSRFLDERVLKWFAPQEPKRFGFLQRTGKVVGGVLGKVFGESFTEELGGFLGALGGMTATFRSHAEEVRRMLASPGAVFLLVTAPEAAALDDALFFRHKLAELGLPFGGYVVNRLLPERPPPTESERQATEAALVHELGEEKARALLQRLEASYGQERARALLERAMLDRLQAQGSAKVVGIPRLEGEIADLPGLAQLDRLAFVP